In Caldisericia bacterium, a single genomic region encodes these proteins:
- a CDS encoding desulfoferrodoxin, with amino-acid sequence MTKKLQIYKCEICGNMVEIVHEGAGELVCCGQPMKLMELKTEDQGKEKHVPVIEKTESGIKVKVGSVEHPMEEKHYIEWIELDVDGVGFRKFLKPDEKPEAEFPVKGNDVSARIYCNLHGLWGNKL; translated from the coding sequence ATGACTAAAAAACTCCAGATCTACAAGTGTGAAATATGTGGAAATATGGTGGAGATAGTACACGAAGGTGCTGGAGAGTTGGTTTGCTGCGGACAACCAATGAAGCTTATGGAACTTAAGACAGAGGATCAGGGTAAAGAAAAGCATGTTCCAGTAATTGAGAAAACTGAAAGCGGAATTAAGGTTAAAGTTGGTTCAGTGGAACATCCAATGGAGGAGAAACACTACATTGAGTGGATTGAATTGGATGTAGATGGTGTTGGGTTCAGAAAATTCTTAAAACCAGATGAGAAACCAGAGGCAGAATTTCCGGTAAAAGGGAACGATGTATCAGCAAGGATTTACTGCAATCTTCACGGATTATGGGGAAACAAACTTTAA
- a CDS encoding rubrerythrin family protein — protein MKKMTERFLLDAFGGESMAHMKYLIFSEVAEKEGYKNISRLFKAISYAEFVHAKNHARNLGIVKDTKDNLQTGIDGETFEVEEMYPVYHNAAKLQGEKGAELSTHFALEAEKIHKELYKKAKELVENGKDIEDEDIYICPVCGYTHIGEPPDKCPVCGAKKETFKKF, from the coding sequence ATGAAAAAAATGACAGAGAGGTTTCTTTTGGATGCCTTTGGTGGAGAATCGATGGCTCACATGAAGTATTTAATTTTTAGCGAGGTTGCCGAAAAAGAAGGTTATAAGAATATCTCCAGATTGTTTAAGGCAATTTCCTATGCTGAGTTTGTTCATGCAAAAAATCATGCAAGAAACCTTGGAATTGTCAAGGACACAAAGGATAACCTTCAGACTGGAATTGATGGGGAAACATTTGAGGTGGAAGAGATGTATCCAGTCTATCATAATGCAGCAAAACTACAAGGGGAGAAAGGAGCAGAACTTTCAACCCATTTTGCCCTTGAGGCAGAGAAGATTCACAAAGAGTTGTATAAAAAGGCAAAGGAATTGGTTGAGAATGGAAAAGATATAGAGGATGAGGATATTTACATATGTCCTGTGTGTGGCTACACTCATATTGGTGAGCCACCAGATAAATGCCCTGTATGTGGAGCAAAAAAAGAGACATTTAAAAAATTTTAG
- a CDS encoding peroxiredoxin, translating into MVIIGQKFPEIEVNTTHGKMKLPEHFKGKWFVLFSHPADFTPVCTTEFYAMQIRLKKFKELGAEVIGLSIDQVFSHLKWAEWIKDNLNVEIEFPIIADDRGSVAEALGMIPEGSTNTARAVFIVDPKGVIRAIVYYPAEVGRDWDEVLRLLRALQVSDKNGVALPHKWPENELIKDNVIVPPAGSVDLIKKRKEQKERGEIKCYDWWLCYKELK; encoded by the coding sequence ATGGTAATCATTGGACAAAAATTTCCAGAGATTGAGGTAAACACAACACATGGAAAGATGAAGCTTCCAGAACATTTCAAAGGTAAATGGTTTGTCTTGTTCAGTCATCCAGCAGATTTTACTCCTGTTTGCACCACTGAGTTCTATGCTATGCAAATAAGACTTAAAAAGTTTAAAGAGTTGGGGGCAGAGGTGATTGGTTTGAGTATTGATCAGGTTTTCTCACATCTAAAGTGGGCTGAGTGGATAAAGGATAATCTTAATGTTGAGATTGAATTCCCGATAATAGCAGATGACAGAGGTTCTGTTGCTGAGGCACTCGGCATGATTCCAGAAGGGTCAACAAATACTGCAAGGGCAGTGTTTATTGTTGATCCTAAAGGGGTTATAAGGGCTATAGTTTACTATCCAGCAGAGGTTGGTAGAGATTGGGATGAGGTTTTAAGACTCCTAAGGGCACTTCAGGTGAGTGATAAAAATGGAGTTGCTCTTCCACACAAGTGGCCAGAGAACGAGTTAATCAAGGACAATGTGATAGTTCCGCCAGCAGGCAGCGTTGATCTTATCAAGAAGAGAAAAGAGCAAAAGGAGAGAGGAGAAATTAAGTGTTACGACTGGTGGTTGTGCTATAAGGAGTTGAAGTAG